In the Oncorhynchus keta strain PuntledgeMale-10-30-2019 chromosome 32, Oket_V2, whole genome shotgun sequence genome, GAAAATGTACCATAGCCTCTGAGTCACATATGAATTAGTGACTCCTAACTAAATTCAAGCACTATTTCAAGGTTAAGTGATTTGATGATTGAGTCCTTCCTCACTCAAAGCACTTTGTAAGAGTGAACTCCCCTCAGCCACCACCAATGTGTCGCACATTTTCACCAAAACTCGTAACCATACAATTATTCCTTTCTGTTTTCTTTCTCCCAgagagtgtgatggagagagatcGTTACATGAGCCCCATTGAGGCACAGGACTTTGGGATCATCGACCGAGTGCTGGTGCATCCTCCCCAGGCGGGCCAGGATGACCCAGAGCTGGTCCAGAAGGAGCCCCCTACCGCCATCTGCCCCTCGCCAGCCTCCGCCACCGAGCAGAGCCCCCCCGGGACCAACCACCCCTCCTCATACAAACCCGAACCCTGACCTCAGACTACCAGGAAGCAGTCCCACACCAATCACAAGCCATCCTCTATCTTCTAACCACCTAAAGGCACTTCTGTAGATCGGAATGGATTGGACAGGTGCAAGCATATGCTGATGTCCCGTAAATCCTAATGTATTGGAGTGGATACTAATATGCGAGAAGTTACAGCGTAGCCTACCAGAGGGCAAAGTGGAGCTATTACTATATTGCTTATATCTGTCCAATCCTTTCATTTACAGAAGTGTTCTGGGTGGATAGGGGTCGGTTTGGAACAAAGGACCTGCATTGTATACCTTTGTGCTGGAGAAACCTCTGGGAGAGGAGGCAAAATGCAGCAGTATTAGAATATTTACATTTAAGAATTATCATTTGACCAATCTCAGATTTGTACTGTCCCCCATAATATGCACACTGTATTTACCACAAACAAAGACTGCAGATCTCTACAGTGAAGGAAACAATATAGCCCCCATTTGTACAAGCCATGACAATTGTGATGTTGATTTTCACGAACTGgaataaaatacattttctttGAGTCACACACCCAACCTGGGCCTGTACTCATAAAGCATCTAAgagtaggagtgttgatctaggatcagttcctCCTGTCCATGCAATGTTATTCATTGTGACAGACAAGGCAAAACggattctagatcagcactcctactcttaaTACTTTACGAATACAGGCTCTGATGTAAAAACGGATTATAATTGTATTTAACGCGTGATTTGAGTCTGTAACAAGTAGTGTTTTGATTGCCTCAGTGATGAGATCAACTAAGCCATTTTCTTTTGCAATATacagaagtcagaagtttacatacaccttagccaagaagtgtacatactcaattagtatttggtagcattgccttaaattgtttaacttgggtcaaatgttttgggtagccttccacaagcttcccacaataacttgggtaaatattagcccattcctcctgacagagctggtgtaactgagtcaggtttgtaggtctccttgctcgcacatgctttttcagttctgcccacacattttctataggattgatgtcagggctttgtgatggccattccaataccttgactttgtccttaagctattttgccacaactttggaagtatgcttggggtcattgtccattaggaagacacatttgcgactaagctttaacttcctgatgtcttgatgttgcttcaatatatcctcatgatgccatcaattttgagaagtccctcctgcagcaaagcacccacacaacatgctGCAACCCCCgttcttcacgtttgggatggtattcttcggcttgcaagcttccccctttttcctccaaacataacgatggccaaacggttctatttttgtttcatcaggccagaggacatttctccaagtgcagttgcaaacagtagtctggcttttttatggaggttttggagcagtggcttccttgctgagtggcctttcaggttatgtcgatataggacttgttttactgtggatatagatacttttgtaccggtttcctccagcatcttcacaaggtcttttgctgttctgggatagatttgcacttttcacaccaaaggccgttcatctctaggagacagaacgcgtctccttcctgagcggtatggcagctgcgtggtgccatggtgtttatacttgcgtactattgtttgtgcagatgaacgtggtaccttcagccatttggaaattgctcccaaggatgaaccagacttggagttCTACAATTGTTTGAGTTCTCGGCTGATTTTCCCATGCTGTCAAACAAAGAGcaactgaatttgaaggtagaccttgaaatacatccacaggtacacctccaattgactcaaattatgtcaattagcctttcaagcttctaaagccatgacaattttgtggaattttccaagctgtttaaaggcacagtcaatttagtgtatgtgatACAGTGGgtcagtgaaataatctgtaaatacctttttggaaaaattacttgagtcatgcacaaagtagatgtcctaaccgacttgccaaaactatagttaacaataatttttaatgactccaacctaagtgtatgtaaacttccgacttcaactgtacatgcgaCTTGGGTAAGCCCAGAGTGCCTCACTGTCAGTGACTAGGGGGATTTTGGAGATAAAGCCTCTTGTAAGAGTGAGTTTTAATCAAGTCATGATGGAAATGTTTAAAGAGTGGGATTTTGTCTCAATGATATTGAAAAGTTTGTCAGTCACCTTAAATTCAAAAAGTAATTGAGTAAAGCACTAATAATGCAATGATTTGCAAAGAAAAGCAACATGCTGGGATGAGGGAGAATGGGGAAATAACAGTACAATTAACACCTAAAGTATAAGCCAACAAATATATTCATGTACAGTAAGGTTTTATTAGTTAATGTCTACTgaacaaaacatttaaaatcaAAAAACATCCACCACCTAATGTCACACAGCGTCTAACAAAACCCAGTAAAATTGTTACATAAGACCGTTCTGTGAACTATACTAACCCCACGGTGAACAATGGGGGTCTTGTGCAACAGTGCTGAAAACCATTTACCTCTCCAGACCCTGGCAGCCAGTGCATTTAAAAATCTGGGGAAACATTTCAATATAGTGGCTTCCACTCATCTATTCTGATCTGATGGGTCAAAGCAAGACAAGTGGAAGAAGCAGGTTTAGACCATTGTGATGTAGCAGTGAACACAGAACTGAAACCACACCCTGGGTGGATTGCAATAGCGGCTCTCCTTCCCTTCAGCAGGCAAAGATTTGAAAGAACAGGACAGGTGAAAGCCATTGGCATCTACCACATTACTTTCACCTTTATTCAGTTTTCCATTTCATGGTAAAGGAGAGAAGACTAGGGAAGGAAGCCAATCAAGACTTGAGATGCAGCCCGTGTCCCTCCCTTGaataacctggttaaaccagaaCCACAGGTAGCACCTCTTTCCCCTTTTCTCACAGCTCTTTTCTGCTGACTCAATGGCCCTATACAAGTACAGCCTTCTTTTCAAGTACTCAAACCAAACAGGCCCACTGATACTGACTTGTGACAAACAGTTAATGGAGAGGACACACTGCAGCACACAAGCCAAGCAATCCACAGGTTGTGTTAGCAAAAAGGAGTAAGCCTATACAACAACTCAGTCACTTCCATTTCAAAATCTGGGGTTTGTAAGTTGGCCTGCTGGCTGTTTAGAAGCAGTAAGTTAACATGCTCTGCTGCCGCTCCTTCCTCCTTAACATGGAGGGGGAAACATTGTGTTGTACACTAAAGATATGGTGGGCATGTTCAAACTATGCATTCCATGCCTCAAGTGCAATTTCATGTTCTTTTTTCAGGAGGGGTGTTAGGCTAACATGCAGCTATCATGTTGTACACAGAAAACATGATCGACCCGTTCCTACAAACTTTGTCTGTAGTAACAGTACATCAAACACACGTAGAATATACAGGCAGTCAAAATAGCAATTATTTTCTCATTGCAAACATTGGCTAGTTCTTTTTTCAGCAACTCTTGCTACGATATGGCAGCATAACTATGACAATTATAATCAAATAtaattaaaaatataaaactcaacatgtagtgttggtcccatgctTCACGAGATGAAATAAATGATTCCGAAATATTTCCattcgcacaaaaagcttattgctcacaaattgtgcacaaatttgtttatatccctgttagtgaacatttatcgtttgccaagataatccatctgacaggtgtggcatataaagaagctgattaaacagcatgatcattacacaggtgcatcttgtgctggggacaataaaaggccactaaatgTGCAGTTGTAATCACAACACATtgccacagatgtgtcaagttgagtgagtgtgcaattgacatgctgactgcaggaatgtccaccagagcagttgccagaaaatgtaatgttaatttattTACCATAAGCCGCCGCCaacgtaattttagagaatttggcagtacatccaaccggcctcacaaccgcacgTGCAACCAGCCCAGGACTGGACAGCCGATTAACTGCAGAGTATTTGTCATAATAAAgccctttgtggggaaaaactcattctgatgggctgggcctggctcccaagtaggTGGGAATATGCcctccagtcatgtgaaatccatagattaaggttTAAGGAATTTATTTCATTTGACTgatgtccttatatgaactgtaaatcagtaatattgtaaaaaaatgtatgtgtatatttttgttcagttataGTAGGCAGTAGTTGACAAACGATATAAGAGATAATAGCGCACGTGCACCCCAGAATGAACTCGCCCATTGTCAGACTGAGGTTACCGGTCCGGATTCACACGCTCGGCTGCCTAGAGGTGGAACCGCTACTCATGCTGTACTACTTGCATGATCATTGAAAAGCAAAATAGCAGTTAGAAGGGCCTGTGTGTGGGAAAACACAGAGAGTTCCTATGCAAAACTCTAAGAGGGGAGTTGCATTATTTTCCCAGGAACTTTACTACTGTACTTCTCCTGTATTCTCCTACATACAGTACTACTACAATATGACAGTAACTATGAAGATTAGCCTAATCAGGAGTACTCAAGTACTATTTGAGAAggtccagtcacacacacatttccGAGGTGGTCCGGATGGATAATGTAATTTATCGATGTAGTAACAAACCCCCACCTCACAACCCATGCGACCTCAATCTGTTCACACCAATCTTGAAAATggtgcagttttatagctaatttcctgcaattctacacattttgcatgtggcaatttttttttttttgccgttTTAAAGCAAATGTTCTGCAATTCTATGCATTCTTTCATGTCCTGTGTGTTTATATGATACCAGGGGTCGAAGCCCGACCGATCCGGACCACTAGTTGAGTATGGGTGGGCCTACATCACACAAAACGCTGATAATTTAATGAGTCCTGCTTGTGCAACTAAAATATCTGTTACAACCGAGAAGGTTGTTTAGCCTTCAAAAAAATATTTGGGGGAATGTTCGATCAAATTGCagcagtttttattttatttcagctgttcAAAAACATAAGGCAGAGATAGGCACCATCATCATAGTTCAGAAGAGGGTGAGTAAAGAGAGAAACGTAAAGGAAGGAGAGTGTGAGCAGCAGCTATGTAGTGTGCGTAAAATAACATGTGCAGAATGTGACTCGGATTCTTAGCGGACAGGGCAGGCAACCTATACACAGCCAAGGCCACCCAAAAAAGAAAGCAAGCCTGCTAGGCAGTGCATACAGCACTGCCCCACATGGCGTTGGTAGCTAATTTGAATATCCAAGTGTTTGTGCATCTCATTGGCTGAGCTGGCATGTCAGcgcttttttctttatttttttaaccagAGTACACCCAACCACTATTTCCAATCAGGCCACAGAGATAAGCTGTTTTTTAACATCCTTATTTATATATATTCTTTTTTACATTTTAGGTAAATTATTTAATAGAAATCTGGAACACTGGACAGAtactttaaaggcccagtgcagtaaaaaaaaaaaaaaaaaacagttttatacATTCCACACTATgatgttggaataatactgtgaaaaatGATAatacccttttagtgtaagagcagTTTATAAAGAAATTTCAGCCCATTTAGGTGGGAAGGGACTCTTGGAATGCCTGGTGACAACTGCAGGCGGTAAATtatttaatagaccaataagagatccaaacctctgccaatagctagttttcccctccccacccaGACCACTCCCAGgcagtcctagctaaattctttcttgacaaattgctctttgctaagaagatGTTACTTGTtggccattttaattgaaaacaatcacagtaaggtacttaattgttacccaaaaATGATTTGACATTGAGataaaacggctgcattggacctttaagaaaAGCCCATCGGCTTTGGAAGTACAGTCAGGCACGCACCGGGTGCCACTCTCACATGACTGAGCAGCCTCCCCAGCTGTTCTTCTTGAAGGTGGTGGCCCAGCGCAACCAGCCCAGGTTGTAGTCGCTGTAGGGCGGGTAGCGCAGGACGTTGACCCTCTCCAGCAACCAGCTCCGGTTCATACAACCCCGCCTGTGGCTGAATGTCTCAAAGCCCCAGCGGCCGTGGTAGCTACCCATCCCACTGGCACCTGGAGGGTAGAGGAAGATGACAGGGCACCATGATCAGATCCATGTCTAGTGCTTTGCTTCTGATAATGACTACTTTATGTCAGACACACACTTACTTACCTACTCCTCCAAAGGGCAGGCCTGGCAAGGCCATGTGTACTATACCATCATTGCCGCAGAAACCACCACTACTGGTGTTGTTCAACACTGTGGTCAccacctgacagagagagaggaggaatgtgcATTTATTCCATAAGAGTGGAGCCACAGTGAAGGCAGAGGCAGCCATAGAACTACATAACTTTAAACTATAGCTCTGTGGAGGACACCACCATGACTATAACATAAGAAAATAGATATGAGAAGAAACATCTATGTGCTGTAACGTAGGTCATGGTCTTACCGAGGTCTCGTCGGAGAAGACGTAGAGGGCCAGGGGTTTCTCTTGCCGGTTGATGTAGTCTATGCCCTCCTCCAGAGACTCTATGGTTAGGATGGGCAGGATGGGGCCAAAGATCTCCTCCTGCATTAGAGCATCAGATTCCTGCACGTCCACCAACACTGTGGGAGCTAGAAACACCACTTGATCAGCAAGAATTTGCTTCTATATGCCTGATTAGTTATTCATATTTGAAATTAAAGCCACTTTAACAGCAAGGCTACCACCTCAACATATTTCAACTTGCATTCACACCCACAAGGTGGCAGCAGTATACAGACCAAACTCAACACCACTGCCTGCATCTCATCGTCCTTTCCTGTACCCCCCAAACTCACCAATATACCTATCCTCCTCGCGGCTCCCCCCTCCGATCACCACCTTCCCCTTGGACTTCTCCAGCATGTCCATCAGGCGTCTCCAGTGGCGTGGGGTGACTATGCGCCCCATGTCCAGGCTCGCTCCGGGGTCCGGCCCGTAGAAGGTCCGCAGGGTCTCCCGGAGAGCGGGCAGTAGGGCGTCCCGGGTCTGGGCTGTGCAGAGGACGTAGTCGGGTGCCACACAGCTCTGGCCAGTGTTGAAGAACTTGGACCAGCACAGGCGCTTGGCGGCCTTCTGGATGTCGATATGGCCGTAGATGAAGCAGGGGCTCTTGCCACCCAGCTCCAGGGTGACGGGGGTCAGGTGAGGCGCCGCCGCTAGCAGGATGGAACGGGCCACCCCCTGGGAAcctggggaggagatggggaagggtgaagggaaaggaagaggagaaggaaagggtATGCAAGAGTGTGCGATAGAGGTGATATGGCAAAGGTGAGTTAAAAGGGGCATAAGGCCGAAATGtttaaacacaaaacacactaaAAAGAGGGATCGAGCTAATACATATTATTGGTCTAAGGAGTCCTCTCTGTTAGACTTTACCTGTGTAGAAAATGTGGTCAAATTTATTCTTCAGCAATGACTTGGTGTCCTCTGCTCCACCACATAGTACTGCATAGCAGTCCTACAATAGTCAGATGGCAAAACtcaaaacattaaaaacaaacAATAAGTGGGCAGGTATAGAGCAAATATGGCACTGTTGGCCTTCATTCCATTGATGATCCACAACAGGTAACAGAAGCAGGGGGAAATTAAAGcacataggtgtgtgtgtgtactacctGAGACAGGTATTTGGGGATGAGTTCTGCCAGGAGTTGCTCGGTGGCCTGACAGATCTCTGACGGCTTCAGAATGGCACAGTTTCCTGGTTCACGACATCATGGAATAAATATTGTCATAGTCACAAAATCAAACCTAATCAATAATGAAATGCTAACAGAGTCAGCATTCACTTTACACATACATTACTGATAAGGCAACATTGGTGGTGGATGTAAAATGCTTTGAGCTACTGTTAAAATGCTATAAATCCAATCCCTTACTATTAACAAAGCCCCTAGGTATACAAAGGCATGATAGAAGTGTACCTGCAGCAATTGCAGCAACCAAAGGTAAGAGAATAAGATGTAGAGGGTAGTTCCACGCCCCGATGATTAAAACTACCCCCAAGGGTTCCCTGCGTATGAAACAGTCATCCATCCTAGTGGCCTAGaacaagatggagagaggaaagtaGATGGTTGGACAATTATTAAGTCagtaaaaaaatatcccaattgtgtgtgtttacatgttgAGCCATAGTAAAAGGTGGTAGAGTCAAACAGTCGACAGTGAATGTTGATGGAATCTTTACCAGATTCTTGCCAATGTTGTATTCCGGCTGCATCCAGGTCCTGAGGTTTTCCATGGCGAAGTACAGGTCATTCAGGGTTATCTGAATCTCTGACAGGACCGACTCAAACTTGGgctgaagggggagagagaggggagaaggtgaAATgatcgagggagagagggaacaggacaACGAAAGATCCAAGGTGAAGAAAAAGGGACAGGGAAAGAGGATGAGGTGAAAGAGAGCAGTGACAGAGCAAAtaatgagaggtggagagagggaggcagaggacaTGCAGAGTGTATAGCAGTCTGCGAGTGTCTGAGTGTATAGCAGTCTGCGCGTGTCTGAGTGTATAGCAGTCTGCGCGTGTCTGAGTGTATAGCAGTCTGCGCGTGTCTGAGTGTATAGCAGTCTGCGCGTGTCTGAGTGTATAGCAGTCTGCGCGTGTCTGAGTGTATAGCAGTCTGCGCGTGTCTGAGTGTATAGCAGTCTGCGCGTGTCTGAGTGTATAGCAGTCTGCGCGTGTCTGAGTGTATAGCAGTCTGCGCGTGTCTGAGTGTATAGCAGTCTGCGTGTGTCTGAGTGTATGCTAGTACCTTATGGAGGTCCTTGTGGAGAGCATCTTGTATCAGCTGCTCGTTTTCTTCGACCAGGGAGAGAAGGTTCTGCAGCTGGGTCATACGGAACTGCTCTGGAAAGGTCACGCCTGAGCGGAACGTAGCCCTCAACCTGTCAATCACCTCGCTCTGGCTGGCCATCTCTGTCCAcccaacagacagacacagaaagtgAGTTTGGGATAATGTCACCTGGTAAAACCGGATTGAGACACCACACAACCAAAACAACCAGTGATGAGAGAAGAGCCTGGCTATTGGACATTCACTTTGCCAATAGCTATATAGAGTTGTAAATTCCAGACATCAATGGCTGCTGGTCTTGGCCATTATCTGACTAAACTTCAGTAGTCTTTTAAAAACGCCCACATGAAGTAGCCTTGAACACTGTTTTATATTTTCAGTCAAGATACGTTTGTTGCGCATTGAGAACACATGATGAatccaggggtgtattcattatatTTTAACAGAAACCTTTTACCATTTAAGAACGGAACGGACCTAGAAAAGTGTCCAATAGAAATTCTCGTTTTCGTTGCAAAATAGGTGTAATGAATAGGCCTACACCCAGGGCACGGCTTCATCGTTAGAACCACCTGGCTCAGGTCAAGTGTAGAAAATGCAAAAAGGCAGGCTAAGAAGGTAAGATGCCAAAATATTCGGCCCGTTATATGGGGTATAAAAAGGTGAAAATCAGACCTTGATGCAAGTAATTCACGGTTTGTTGCTCACAGCTGTGTGACGGGTAATTTGAATGAACGCGGCAAAACCTTCAATAATTATGTGAACGCGTGGGCGGGATGTCAATAGTGACAGGCATGGATGATGCAACTTTAACGATTTAAACTAGAGTACCAAATTGTTACACATTAAAACAGTTTACGTCGGAAACCCTCTTTGTTAGGATACTGTACAAGCTGCACTCTTGTCAGGATGGATGAAGTTGTGAAGTCCTACCTGAATTTTCCCGTAAATAGATGCTGATGATGAATAAAAATAAACTGAAGCCCAACAAAATGTTAGTCGGAATTTGAGGAAATTAAAAAGTTAAAGCGCACCTGATTCTGCCCAAAGGTAGCCTAAATGGTCGTATGTTGCCCTGTCGAGCCACTCTTTAGACCGGTCTCTGAATTCAGATCATTCACATTCCAATTTGCCGGTGGCTTTGACTTGTTATGGGAACCCGAAGAAAGTGGCGCATTTCCTGGTACTAGTGGTTTCCTACCAACGCGGCTAGTTAATCTGGAAAGCAGAATAGATTTTTGGTAGAACTTGAAAAACAAGCCTGTAAACCTGTCTGGGGCCGAAGAGAAACATGGGTATCCATAGACTAAAGGCCCGTCAAATTAAACCCTGGACCTAAAGCCGGTTCCGCTGCTTTGTTTCTCATTCTATCCCATCTAATCAGGGAATGATTAAGATGTGGGACACCAGGTAGGATCAATTATCAGgtacaacaaaaaacaacagtaggCTAATCCAGACCTCATTGGGTAATATTTGAATATCCctggtatcaaatcaaatccctGGAATCAAATTCAGGTTCAAGTGGGCAGACCGTTTTAGTTGCCATAGACTAGCCTACTGAATATAATGCATTGCGTATATTTATGTATATACCATTATCTTGCAAGCAGCATTATTTAATTGTATGAATAGGAGATTCATTCAATATATAAATGTAACATGCATCAATTTCAAactttttactgagttacagttcatagaaggaaataaTTTAATCGAAATGAATTCATtggaccctaatctatggatttcacgcgactgggcaggggtgcagccatgggtgggcataaacccacccactggggtgcagccatggatgggcctgggagggcataaacccacccactggggtgcagccatggatgggcctgggagggcataaaCCCACCCACTGGGTTGCCAGGCCGACCCACTGGGGTGCCAGGCcgacccactggggagccaggcccagccaatcaagaATGAGTTTTTCTCCACAAAAGGCCTTTATTACAGACAGTTATACTGTCAGCACCCCATCTACCCCctcctcagatgatcccgcaggcgaagaagccagatgtggagctCATGGGCTGGCGTGGTCACACAAAGTCTGCGGTTGTCAGGCTGGTTGGATGTTCTGATAAGTTCTCAAAA is a window encoding:
- the LOC127914554 gene encoding aldehyde dehydrogenase family 3 member B1-like: MASQSEVIDRLRATFRSGVTFPEQFRMTQLQNLLSLVEENEQLIQDALHKDLHKPKFESVLSEIQITLNDLYFAMENLRTWMQPEYNIGKNLATRMDDCFIRREPLGVVLIIGAWNYPLHLILLPLVAAIAAGNCAILKPSEICQATEQLLAELIPKYLSQDCYAVLCGGAEDTKSLLKNKFDHIFYTGSQGVARSILLAAAPHLTPVTLELGGKSPCFIYGHIDIQKAAKRLCWSKFFNTGQSCVAPDYVLCTAQTRDALLPALRETLRTFYGPDPGASLDMGRIVTPRHWRRLMDMLEKSKGKVVIGGGSREEDRYIAPTVLVDVQESDALMQEEIFGPILPILTIESLEEGIDYINRQEKPLALYVFSDETSVVTTVLNNTSSGGFCGNDGIVHMALPGLPFGGVGASGMGSYHGRWGFETFSHRRGCMNRSWLLERVNVLRYPPYSDYNLGWLRWATTFKKNSWGGCSVM